A genome region from Candidatus Binataceae bacterium includes the following:
- a CDS encoding UDP-N-acetylmuramoyl-L-alanyl-D-glutamate--2,6-diaminopimelate ligase, which produces MRLAELIAGEPGLRVHGEASVEVAGLNYDSRRVKPGDVFFTLARDAGQARANTDDALNRGARVVVMMKGWDGEGARPAVTVVECEQPRRLMGAAASRFFDAPSRRLELVGVTGTSGKTTTAYMLASIFEAAGAPPGVIGTIGIFVGPRKIYSGLTTPESLDFESALADMERAGVRRVAAEISSIGLAEGRVDELSFRACVFTNLGRDHLDYHGTQEQYFAAKLRLFSELLPRSTWRDAVAVVRGDDPFGRRILDAVNDRPLRKISFGLAPDLDVHPLSYTAGIDGIRASIAALDRRIEVRSPLLGEINLLNILGASAVSVALGIETDVVAEGLRRCPGAPGRLEAVPGPPGVTVLVDYAHKPDALEAVLRALRGLEPRRILCIFGCGGDRDRGKRPLMGAIAGRMADLAILTSDNPRSEDPLAIIAEVEAGLSAGGLRRIAPEAAGSAPGYLVEPDRRGAIALGLGLAAPGDIVLIAGKGHEDYQLVAGRRLDFDDRAVVRALVAERGHERGA; this is translated from the coding sequence ATGAGGCTTGCCGAACTGATAGCGGGCGAGCCCGGTCTGCGCGTTCACGGCGAGGCGAGCGTGGAAGTCGCGGGGCTCAACTACGACTCGCGGCGGGTTAAACCGGGGGACGTTTTTTTCACACTGGCGCGGGACGCCGGACAGGCCCGCGCCAACACTGATGATGCATTGAACCGCGGGGCGCGCGTGGTGGTGATGATGAAGGGGTGGGACGGTGAAGGCGCGCGCCCCGCGGTAACCGTTGTCGAGTGCGAGCAGCCGCGCCGGCTGATGGGCGCGGCCGCCTCGCGCTTTTTCGACGCGCCGAGCCGCCGGCTCGAACTGGTCGGCGTCACCGGCACCAGCGGCAAGACCACGACCGCGTACATGCTCGCGTCGATCTTCGAGGCTGCGGGCGCGCCGCCGGGAGTGATCGGCACGATCGGAATCTTCGTCGGCCCGCGCAAAATCTACAGCGGCCTGACCACGCCCGAGTCACTCGATTTCGAGTCCGCGCTCGCCGACATGGAGCGCGCCGGCGTGCGGCGCGTGGCGGCCGAGATTTCGTCGATCGGTCTCGCCGAGGGGCGCGTCGACGAGTTGAGCTTTCGGGCCTGCGTTTTCACCAATCTTGGCCGCGACCATCTCGACTATCACGGCACTCAGGAGCAGTACTTCGCAGCCAAGCTGCGTCTGTTCAGCGAACTGCTTCCGCGCAGCACCTGGCGCGACGCGGTCGCGGTGGTGCGCGGCGACGATCCTTTCGGCCGTCGCATCCTCGACGCGGTCAATGACCGCCCTTTACGCAAGATAAGCTTCGGCCTCGCGCCCGACCTCGACGTTCATCCGCTCAGTTACACCGCCGGGATCGACGGGATCCGCGCCTCGATCGCCGCGCTCGACCGGCGGATCGAAGTGCGCTCGCCGCTGCTCGGCGAGATCAATCTGCTCAACATTCTTGGCGCCTCCGCTGTGTCGGTGGCCCTGGGCATCGAAACGGATGTGGTCGCGGAAGGGTTGCGGCGATGCCCAGGGGCCCCCGGCAGACTGGAGGCGGTACCCGGCCCGCCCGGTGTGACCGTGCTGGTCGATTACGCGCACAAGCCCGACGCGCTCGAGGCGGTGCTGCGTGCGCTGCGTGGACTCGAGCCGCGGCGGATTCTGTGCATCTTCGGCTGCGGCGGCGATCGCGACCGCGGCAAGCGCCCGTTGATGGGCGCAATCGCGGGACGGATGGCGGATCTTGCGATCCTCACCTCGGATAACCCGCGCAGCGAGGATCCGCTGGCGATCATCGCCGAGGTCGAGGCTGGCCTTAGCGCCGGCGGGCTTCGCCGGATCGCGCCCGAGGCTGCAGGCAGCGCGCCCGGTTACCTCGTCGAGCCGGACCGACGCGGGGCGATAGCGCTCGGACTTGGCCTCGCGGCGCCGGGCGACATCGTACTGATCGCGGGCAAGGGCCATGAAGACTATCAACTGGTCGCGGGACGGCGGCTCGATTTCGATGACCGCGCCGTGGTGCGCGCGCTCGTGGCCGAGCGCGGGCATGAACGCGGTGCATAA
- the mraY gene encoding phospho-N-acetylmuramoyl-pentapeptide-transferase — MLYILLFPLHAHYVGFNVLRYETFRSVLAGLSALALALAEGPRLIERFRAAQIGQTIRAEVPQSHQKKAGTPTMGGLLILSTALIATILFANPTNPYVWMAIAVTVAFGAIGFTDDLLKLRRGKGQGLSGPQKLFWQFACAFVVSFMLFAVLRFDTTLNVPFFKNLHPNLPRWLYVVFAMFVMVACSNAVNVTDGLDGLAIGPVMTVAFCYWTFTYVAGNLKFSAYLDIPHVVGAGELAIFCAALIAASLGFLWYNAYPASMMMGDVGALGLGGALGIVAVLSKQELVLPIAGGIFVIEAVSVIIQRYYYKATHRRIFRMAPLHHHFELGGWPETQVVVRFWIISIICGLVALSTLKLR, encoded by the coding sequence ATGCTCTACATCCTGCTCTTTCCGCTGCACGCGCATTACGTGGGCTTCAATGTTCTGCGCTACGAAACTTTCCGTTCGGTGCTTGCGGGGCTCTCGGCGCTGGCGCTGGCCCTGGCCGAGGGGCCGCGGCTGATCGAGCGCTTTCGCGCGGCGCAAATCGGCCAGACCATCCGCGCCGAGGTTCCGCAGAGCCATCAGAAGAAAGCGGGCACGCCCACGATGGGCGGGCTGCTAATCCTCAGCACCGCGCTCATCGCCACGATCCTCTTCGCCAATCCAACCAATCCGTACGTGTGGATGGCGATCGCGGTGACGGTCGCCTTCGGCGCTATCGGCTTCACCGACGATCTGCTGAAACTGCGCCGCGGCAAAGGCCAGGGCCTGAGCGGACCGCAGAAGCTCTTCTGGCAGTTCGCCTGCGCGTTCGTCGTCTCGTTCATGCTCTTCGCGGTGCTGCGCTTCGACACCACGCTCAACGTTCCCTTTTTCAAGAACCTCCATCCCAACCTGCCGCGATGGCTTTACGTGGTGTTCGCGATGTTCGTGATGGTGGCGTGCTCGAACGCGGTCAACGTGACCGACGGACTCGACGGCCTGGCGATCGGTCCCGTGATGACGGTCGCGTTCTGCTATTGGACCTTCACCTATGTCGCGGGCAATCTGAAATTCTCCGCTTACCTCGACATCCCGCACGTGGTGGGCGCGGGCGAACTCGCGATTTTCTGCGCCGCGCTGATCGCCGCCTCGCTGGGTTTTCTCTGGTACAACGCCTACCCGGCCTCGATGATGATGGGCGACGTCGGTGCGCTTGGGCTGGGCGGCGCGCTGGGGATCGTCGCCGTGCTGTCCAAGCAGGAACTGGTGCTGCCCATCGCGGGCGGCATCTTCGTGATCGAGGCCGTGTCGGTCATCATCCAGCGCTACTACTACAAGGCGACGCATCGGCGGATTTTCCGCATGGCGCCCCTGCATCACCATTTCGAGCTGGGCGGATGGCCCGAGACGCAGGTGGTCGTGCGCTTCTGGATAATCTCAATCATCTGCGGACTGGTCGCGCTGAGCACGCTCAAGCTGCGTTGA
- the murD gene encoding UDP-N-acetylmuramoyl-L-alanine--D-glutamate ligase yields the protein MDFAGKRVMVVGLGVSGLAAARLLAARGAHLVMTDLRPELGLGAGGASPPPGEVHLGPEDPAWLEGVDLVVTSPGVPPASILLTEAARRRIPVIGELELGSRFVAAPIIAVTGTNGKSTVTTLIGEIFRAAGRRVFVGGNLGTPLTEAAGGEFDAIVVEVSSYQLERTERFKPHVGVHLNLAEDHLDRYKDLDEYGVAKARLFRMQDRYDWAILNRDDPRVWFLRVKAAAQVMSFGLGPAETTPAIGCDGSDLIFDIRTRHGRIGLRRMRLAGRHNIANAMAAAAAALVSGIEPGAIEAALADFAGLPHRMEFVAERTGVTYIDDSKGTNVASVVEALAAARAPVILIAGGMDKGGDYAPLRAPLAEKTRLLILIGAARDKMGAALEGATEIELAETLDEAVRRAAAVADRGDTVLLSPACSSFDQFKNYAERGRIFQELVRAL from the coding sequence ATGGATTTTGCGGGTAAGCGCGTGATGGTGGTCGGACTCGGCGTAAGCGGACTCGCCGCCGCACGACTGCTCGCGGCTCGCGGCGCGCATCTCGTGATGACCGATCTTCGTCCGGAGCTGGGGCTCGGCGCCGGCGGCGCTTCGCCGCCGCCCGGCGAAGTTCATCTCGGCCCTGAAGACCCCGCTTGGCTTGAGGGCGTTGATCTGGTGGTTACAAGCCCCGGCGTGCCGCCGGCCTCCATTCTGCTCACCGAAGCCGCTCGCCGGCGTATCCCGGTAATCGGCGAGTTGGAGCTCGGCAGCCGTTTCGTCGCCGCGCCGATCATCGCGGTCACCGGAACCAACGGCAAGAGCACTGTGACGACGCTTATCGGCGAGATCTTCAGGGCCGCGGGGCGACGCGTATTCGTCGGCGGCAACCTCGGCACGCCGCTGACCGAGGCTGCCGGCGGAGAGTTCGACGCGATCGTGGTCGAGGTCTCGAGCTACCAGCTCGAGCGCACCGAGCGGTTCAAACCGCACGTGGGCGTCCATCTGAACCTCGCCGAGGATCATCTCGACCGCTACAAGGATCTCGACGAGTACGGCGTTGCCAAGGCGCGGCTGTTCCGCATGCAGGACCGTTACGACTGGGCGATCCTGAACCGCGACGATCCGCGGGTGTGGTTTTTGCGCGTAAAGGCGGCCGCGCAGGTGATGAGCTTCGGCCTGGGTCCGGCCGAGACTACTCCCGCGATCGGCTGCGACGGCAGCGATCTGATTTTCGACATTCGCACCCGCCACGGCCGTATCGGGCTTAGGCGTATGCGGCTTGCGGGGCGTCACAATATCGCCAATGCGATGGCGGCGGCGGCCGCCGCGCTCGTGAGCGGTATCGAACCGGGCGCGATTGAGGCGGCGCTCGCGGACTTCGCGGGCCTGCCGCATCGGATGGAATTCGTCGCCGAGCGCACCGGCGTGACCTATATCGACGACTCCAAGGGAACCAACGTGGCTTCCGTGGTCGAGGCGCTGGCGGCGGCGCGCGCGCCGGTGATCCTGATCGCCGGCGGCATGGACAAGGGCGGCGACTACGCGCCGCTGCGCGCGCCGCTTGCGGAGAAGACGCGGCTTTTGATTCTGATCGGCGCGGCGCGCGACAAGATGGGCGCCGCGCTCGAAGGGGCAACCGAAATCGAACTCGCTGAGACCCTGGACGAGGCGGTGCGGCGCGCGGCCGCGGTCGCAGATCGCGGCGACACGGTGCTGCTCTCGCCGGCCTGCTCGAGTTTCGATCAATTCAAGAACTATGCGGAGCGCGGGCGAATATTTCAGGAGCTGGTTCGGGCGCTTTGA
- the ftsW gene encoding putative lipid II flippase FtsW, translating into MRSAGEYFRSWFGRFESVARPQLDPWLYVPAAALAVLGLLMVLNTTYFLGLEKTGDAFHFFKLQLGHIAAGLVVLALLSQLSLRGLHRLVVPLMVVAVVMLLALWIPGLGVMRGGARRWLRLGPLLAEPSELAKFAIVFFLADFLSRRQERMAVFASGPLPAFIAVGPLALLILKQPDFGNTVMIVMLLFAMLFAGGARLKHLGAAGGGALAVLALQAVAKPYRMRRLSTFLDPWQTARGAGFQLIQSFIALGAGGGWGVGLGAGQQKMFYLPQAHTDFVFAVVGEEFGLLGAVVVLVLFGAILVRGMRVAHAEPDPFASLLAVGLTALLTLQALVNMAVVIGLVPTKGLPLPFLSYGGTAMVMAMAALGTLLALARRPAVR; encoded by the coding sequence ATGCGGAGCGCGGGCGAATATTTCAGGAGCTGGTTCGGGCGCTTTGAGTCGGTCGCCCGGCCGCAGCTCGACCCCTGGCTGTATGTGCCGGCGGCGGCGCTGGCGGTGCTCGGCCTGCTGATGGTGCTCAACACCACCTATTTTCTCGGGCTGGAGAAGACCGGCGACGCGTTTCACTTCTTCAAGCTTCAGCTCGGTCATATCGCGGCCGGACTGGTGGTGCTCGCGCTGCTCTCGCAGCTCTCGCTGCGCGGCCTGCACCGGCTGGTCGTGCCGCTGATGGTCGTGGCGGTGGTGATGCTGCTGGCGCTCTGGATACCCGGGCTCGGCGTGATGCGGGGCGGCGCGCGCCGCTGGCTCAGGCTCGGGCCGCTGCTGGCGGAGCCGTCGGAGCTGGCCAAGTTTGCGATCGTCTTCTTCCTGGCCGATTTCCTGAGCCGCCGCCAGGAACGGATGGCTGTCTTCGCGAGCGGCCCGCTACCGGCTTTTATCGCCGTGGGTCCCCTCGCGCTGCTCATCCTGAAGCAGCCGGACTTCGGCAACACGGTGATGATCGTGATGCTGCTGTTCGCGATGCTGTTCGCCGGGGGCGCGCGGCTTAAACATCTCGGTGCCGCCGGCGGCGGCGCGCTTGCCGTGCTTGCGCTCCAGGCTGTAGCAAAACCCTACAGGATGCGCCGGCTGAGCACCTTTCTCGACCCCTGGCAGACCGCCCGCGGCGCCGGCTTCCAGCTGATTCAATCCTTCATCGCGCTCGGCGCCGGCGGCGGATGGGGCGTCGGACTGGGCGCCGGCCAGCAGAAGATGTTCTACCTGCCGCAGGCCCATACCGATTTCGTTTTCGCCGTGGTGGGCGAAGAATTTGGTCTGCTCGGCGCGGTTGTGGTGCTGGTCCTGTTCGGCGCGATCCTGGTGCGCGGAATGCGCGTTGCGCATGCGGAGCCCGACCCGTTCGCGAGCCTGCTTGCGGTCGGGCTGACTGCGCTGCTCACCCTGCAGGCGCTGGTCAACATGGCGGTGGTGATCGGGCTGGTGCCGACCAAGGGCCTGCCGCTGCCATTTTTGAGCTACGGCGGGACGGCGATGGTGATGGCGATGGCTGCCCTGGGCACTTTGCTCGCGCTTGCGCGCAGGCCGGCGGTGCGATGA
- the murG gene encoding undecaprenyldiphospho-muramoylpentapeptide beta-N-acetylglucosaminyltransferase — protein sequence MKVIIAGGGTGGHLFPAVAVGEAMMRERPETEVMFVGTTAGLEARWMPQSGLRYELFPVHGIRGHSLVERMKALVEFFAALARARRLLGSCGADLVVGAGGYASAPMAMAAILARKPLVLMEENTRPGLSNRMLWRFAKKVCVGFDESAALFNSPKVVVSGNPVRFAIEPSPYKVHDPLQILVLGGSTGAHRLNEGVINALRNLREGVIKIALVHQTGEADVGLVKGGYAALGCRAQVIPFIDDMATALDRADLLVARSGAMTVSEVALAGRPAIFVPYPFHRDRQQELNARVLERRGAAVIVLDDENLGENLAAALRELAADPARLEWMASAARTAAKPDAARAIAKLCFELGAEERAAA from the coding sequence ATGAAAGTGATAATCGCGGGCGGCGGTACCGGCGGACATCTCTTTCCCGCGGTCGCAGTGGGCGAAGCGATGATGCGCGAGCGGCCCGAGACCGAGGTCATGTTCGTCGGCACCACGGCGGGGCTGGAGGCGCGATGGATGCCGCAGAGCGGCTTGCGCTATGAGCTCTTTCCGGTCCATGGAATTCGCGGCCACAGCCTGGTCGAACGGATGAAGGCGCTCGTCGAGTTCTTTGCGGCCCTTGCAAGGGCGCGCCGGCTGCTCGGCTCGTGCGGCGCCGACTTGGTGGTGGGCGCGGGCGGTTACGCCTCGGCGCCGATGGCGATGGCGGCGATTCTGGCGCGCAAGCCGCTGGTGCTGATGGAAGAGAACACGCGGCCGGGGCTGTCGAACCGGATGCTCTGGCGCTTCGCCAAAAAGGTCTGTGTCGGATTTGACGAATCCGCGGCGCTCTTTAATTCGCCTAAGGTCGTAGTGAGCGGCAATCCGGTGCGCTTTGCTATCGAGCCTTCGCCTTACAAGGTTCACGATCCGCTGCAAATCCTTGTTTTAGGCGGCTCGACCGGAGCGCATCGCCTCAACGAAGGCGTAATCAATGCCTTGAGAAATCTGCGAGAAGGTGTTATAAAAATCGCTCTGGTCCACCAGACAGGAGAGGCGGATGTGGGGCTGGTGAAGGGTGGATACGCCGCGCTCGGCTGCCGGGCGCAGGTGATTCCGTTTATCGACGACATGGCGACCGCGCTCGACCGCGCCGATCTGCTCGTCGCGCGTTCCGGCGCGATGACGGTTTCGGAAGTCGCGCTCGCCGGCCGCCCCGCGATCTTCGTTCCCTATCCATTCCATCGCGACCGCCAGCAGGAACTCAACGCGCGCGTGCTGGAGCGCCGCGGCGCCGCAGTGATCGTTCTCGACGACGAGAACCTGGGGGAAAATCTTGCCGCGGCGCTGCGCGAACTCGCCGCCGATCCGGCTCGGCTTGAGTGGATGGCGTCGGCGGCGCGCACCGCGGCAAAACCGGACGCGGCGCGCGCGATCGCAAAGCTGTGCTTCGAGCTTGGCGCGGAGGAGCGCGCAGCCGCATGA
- the murC gene encoding UDP-N-acetylmuramate--L-alanine ligase, translating to MSETLAKGLLGRQRRLHFIGVGGAGMSGIAELSLRLGFAVSGCDARQSPTTDWLAALGVQVFHGHHPDHVAAHLTDCVADAITQRLDAVVISSAVKFSNPEVARARALQIPVIARAEMLGELLRMVRLGVAVAGTHGKTTTTSLVGLIMEEAGLDPTVAVGGNLRARGSNVRLGGGDYMVAEADESDASFLLLLPTIAVVTNIDPEHLDHYGTMDRVREAYLNFINRVPFYGLAVLGIDSINVRGLLPSVRKPVLTYGVAHDADLRAENIVIDGLSTRFTVIRAGRELGMVEVPTPGRHIALNALAAVGVALAVGIDFNVAARALGSFSGISRRFEIKGEAAGRIVLDDYAHHPAEVRATLGAARAAFKRRVVAVFQPHRYTRLRDLFDDFLGAFDDADVLYLCEVYAAGEEPLADVSARRLYEALRARGHLDVRYLGDEPDPAVRLAADTMAGDLLVTLGAGDVYHIGEAVLQNLGYATKTHEPA from the coding sequence ATGAGCGAGACGCTCGCAAAGGGATTGCTCGGCCGTCAGCGTCGCCTGCATTTCATCGGCGTCGGCGGCGCCGGAATGAGCGGAATCGCGGAGTTATCGCTGCGGCTCGGCTTCGCGGTCAGCGGCTGCGACGCGCGCCAGAGCCCGACCACCGACTGGCTGGCCGCGCTCGGCGTGCAGGTCTTCCACGGGCATCATCCGGACCACGTCGCCGCGCATCTCACGGATTGCGTCGCAGACGCGATCACCCAGCGCCTCGATGCCGTGGTGATTTCCTCGGCAGTGAAGTTTTCCAATCCCGAAGTCGCGCGTGCCCGCGCGCTGCAGATCCCGGTGATTGCGCGCGCCGAGATGCTCGGCGAGTTGCTCCGCATGGTGCGCCTCGGCGTGGCGGTCGCCGGTACCCACGGCAAGACCACCACCACTTCGCTGGTAGGACTCATCATGGAGGAGGCCGGACTCGACCCGACCGTGGCGGTTGGCGGCAATCTCCGCGCGCGCGGCAGCAACGTGCGCCTGGGCGGCGGCGATTACATGGTGGCTGAGGCTGACGAGAGCGATGCGTCGTTTCTGCTGTTGCTCCCGACGATCGCGGTCGTCACCAATATCGATCCCGAACATCTCGACCACTACGGCACGATGGACCGGGTGCGCGAAGCCTATCTCAACTTCATCAACCGCGTGCCCTTTTACGGCCTCGCCGTGCTCGGGATCGACAGCATCAATGTGCGCGGACTGCTCCCCTCCGTGCGCAAGCCCGTGCTGACTTACGGCGTCGCGCACGACGCCGATTTGCGCGCCGAGAATATCGTGATCGACGGTCTCTCGACGCGCTTCACGGTGATCCGCGCGGGCCGCGAACTGGGCATGGTCGAGGTGCCGACGCCGGGGCGCCACATCGCGCTGAACGCGCTTGCGGCCGTGGGCGTCGCGCTCGCGGTGGGGATCGACTTCAACGTCGCGGCGCGGGCGCTCGGGTCGTTTTCGGGCATCAGCCGGCGCTTCGAGATCAAGGGCGAGGCGGCGGGCCGGATCGTGCTCGACGACTACGCGCATCATCCGGCGGAAGTGCGGGCGACGCTGGGCGCCGCACGCGCCGCGTTCAAGCGCCGCGTCGTGGCCGTCTTCCAGCCGCATCGCTATACGCGGCTGCGCGACCTGTTCGACGATTTTCTCGGCGCCTTCGACGACGCCGACGTGCTCTATCTGTGCGAGGTTTACGCGGCGGGCGAGGAGCCGCTGGCCGACGTTTCCGCGCGGCGGCTCTACGAGGCGCTGCGCGCGCGCGGCCATCTGGACGTGCGCTACCTCGGCGACGAGCCGGATCCGGCGGTCCGGCTCGCGGCGGATACGATGGCCGGCGATCTGCTGGTGACGCTCGGCGCCGGCGACGTTTATCATATCGGCGAAGCCGTGCTGCAAAATCTCGGCTACGCGACCAAGACCCATGAACCCGCTTGA
- the murB gene encoding UDP-N-acetylmuramate dehydrogenase — protein sequence MNPLEQELRARFGARLRTRAPLAELTSFRIGGPADALLVVESEDELCTAMAAAWRERVPAFCLGAGTNLLVSDRGVRGLVIHLGEGFKNLDFEGVKVHAGAAAQFGALVLEAVERGLKGLEFGEGIPGSVGGGLVMNAGAFGGEIARVVRLVHGVDEQGRSVALSGAEVKFSYRRTQLPPRFVITRVDFELEQGDRDQLRTRVAEVKAKRAARQPRSLPNAGSIFKNPPGAFAGRLLENAGLKGTRLGAAAFSTEHANFIVNLGGARAEDVRALIELARSRVREQSGVALEAEVRMVGEW from the coding sequence ATGAACCCGCTTGAGCAGGAATTGCGCGCCCGCTTTGGCGCCCGGCTGCGCACCCGGGCGCCGCTTGCCGAGCTTACCTCGTTTCGTATCGGCGGCCCCGCCGACGCGCTGCTCGTGGTCGAAAGCGAAGACGAACTGTGCACCGCGATGGCGGCGGCGTGGCGCGAGCGTGTGCCGGCGTTCTGCCTTGGCGCCGGCACCAATCTGCTGGTCAGCGATCGCGGCGTGCGCGGGCTCGTGATTCACCTCGGCGAGGGGTTCAAGAATCTTGACTTCGAGGGCGTCAAGGTGCACGCGGGCGCGGCCGCGCAGTTCGGCGCGCTGGTGCTGGAAGCGGTCGAGCGTGGGCTTAAGGGGCTCGAGTTCGGCGAAGGCATTCCCGGAAGCGTCGGCGGCGGGCTGGTGATGAACGCGGGCGCATTCGGCGGCGAAATCGCGCGGGTGGTCAGGCTGGTCCACGGAGTCGACGAGCAGGGACGCTCGGTCGCGTTAAGCGGCGCCGAGGTCAAGTTTTCCTATCGCCGCACCCAGCTTCCGCCGCGCTTCGTGATAACGCGGGTGGATTTCGAGCTGGAGCAAGGCGATCGCGATCAGCTGCGCACGCGGGTGGCGGAAGTCAAGGCCAAGCGCGCGGCGCGTCAGCCGCGCAGCCTGCCCAACGCGGGTTCGATCTTCAAAAATCCGCCCGGCGCGTTCGCGGGACGATTGCTGGAGAACGCGGGGCTCAAGGGGACGCGGCTTGGGGCGGCGGCGTTTTCGACCGAGCACGCGAATTTTATCGTCAACCTGGGCGGCGCGCGCGCCGAAGACGTGCGCGCGCTGATCGAGCTTGCGCGCAGCCGGGTCAGGGAGCAGAGCGGAGTGGCTCTGGAAGCCGAAGTGCGCATGGTTGGGGAATGGTGA
- a CDS encoding cell division protein FtsQ/DivIB has product MAKQAVAKRNRKTPAATRNSWGWSSKALGLVLCAFFVFGMATGLSPAGRALAARGRVALASCWAQAAATFAELRDRTTESAMLAPLPHAASGDAVALVERHDGFYALFGDGELRGPVPAARAGDLPILSGAAAQTARAHDLVRYAAALVRSEVALAGLVSEMRLDGDGTASLFFDRSHTELRIDLDGAPAQLRRATEVLGQWRGHEQQVALLDMTTPGQAVVRLRAQAPRATAQAAGSVRRVAVRARAGGSGRR; this is encoded by the coding sequence GTGGCGAAGCAGGCGGTAGCGAAGCGGAACAGGAAGACGCCGGCGGCAACCAGGAATTCCTGGGGCTGGTCGAGCAAAGCGCTCGGCCTAGTGCTATGCGCGTTCTTCGTGTTCGGCATGGCGACCGGGCTGAGCCCCGCGGGCCGCGCGCTCGCGGCCCGCGGGCGCGTGGCGCTTGCCTCTTGCTGGGCGCAGGCTGCAGCGACATTCGCCGAGTTGCGCGATCGCACGACCGAAAGCGCGATGCTCGCGCCGCTGCCGCACGCGGCGTCCGGCGACGCGGTAGCGCTGGTCGAGCGTCACGACGGCTTCTATGCGCTCTTTGGCGACGGCGAGCTTCGCGGCCCTGTTCCGGCGGCGCGCGCGGGCGATCTGCCGATCCTGAGCGGCGCGGCGGCGCAGACGGCGCGCGCGCACGATCTCGTGCGCTACGCGGCCGCGCTGGTGCGCTCCGAGGTGGCCCTTGCCGGTCTGGTCTCGGAGATGCGGCTTGACGGCGACGGCACCGCGTCGCTCTTCTTCGATCGTTCGCACACCGAATTGCGAATCGACCTCGACGGCGCGCCGGCGCAACTGCGGCGCGCGACCGAGGTGCTCGGCCAATGGCGCGGGCATGAGCAGCAGGTCGCGCTTCTCGACATGACCACGCCGGGGCAGGCGGTGGTGAGGCTGCGCGCTCAGGCGCCGCGCGCGACCGCGCAGGCCGCGGGCTCCGTGCGTAGGGTTGCCGTGCGCGCCCGCGCGGGCGGGAGCGGGCGGAGATGA
- the ftsA gene encoding cell division protein FtsA, whose translation MLTALDVGTSKVCALVAESLPEGGGATVLGYGVAPCTGLRKGVVVNIEATVEAIRTAVAEAEKSAGVRVGAAVVGEAGAHVRGLNSHGIVAVRGGEVSPRDVERVIDAARAVAIPLDRQVLHILPQQFAVDDQEGVRDPVGMAGVRLEARIHIVTAAQSYGQNLTKCCERANITPLEIVFEPLASADAALFPEERELGVALLDIGGGTTDIVVFHGGAAMHTAVLPLGGNHLTSDVAAGLRTPLNEAERLKISYGVATNSVVGRDQTVQVPGVGGRSPRVIARRLLGEIIEPRMEEIFTMAQREVMRSGVADSLASGLVLVGGSSLLEGTQELAERIFGLPVRRGLPINLKGMPEDLMKPAYTTAAGLLLHAAGANGASVNGTIRGGRLGRLRSLVSDWMRDFF comes from the coding sequence GTGCTGACGGCGTTGGATGTCGGGACGAGCAAGGTTTGCGCGCTCGTCGCCGAGTCGCTGCCCGAGGGCGGCGGCGCGACCGTGCTCGGCTATGGCGTTGCGCCCTGCACCGGGCTGCGCAAGGGCGTGGTGGTGAATATCGAGGCCACGGTCGAGGCGATCCGCACGGCCGTGGCCGAGGCAGAAAAGAGCGCGGGCGTGCGCGTGGGCGCGGCGGTTGTGGGCGAGGCCGGCGCGCACGTGCGCGGGCTCAACAGCCACGGAATCGTCGCGGTGCGCGGCGGCGAAGTCAGCCCGCGCGATGTCGAGCGCGTGATCGACGCGGCACGGGCGGTCGCGATTCCGCTCGATCGCCAGGTCCTCCATATCCTGCCGCAGCAATTCGCGGTGGACGACCAGGAAGGCGTGCGTGACCCGGTCGGGATGGCCGGGGTGCGGCTCGAGGCGCGCATCCATATCGTTACCGCGGCGCAGAGCTACGGCCAGAACCTGACCAAGTGCTGCGAGCGCGCCAATATCACGCCGCTCGAGATCGTCTTCGAGCCGCTCGCCTCGGCCGACGCGGCGCTCTTTCCCGAAGAGCGCGAACTTGGCGTCGCGCTGCTCGACATCGGAGGCGGCACCACCGATATCGTCGTGTTTCACGGCGGCGCGGCGATGCATACGGCGGTCCTGCCGCTTGGCGGCAACCATCTGACCAGCGACGTCGCCGCGGGCCTGCGCACGCCGCTCAACGAGGCCGAGCGGCTGAAGATAAGCTATGGCGTCGCGACCAACTCCGTGGTCGGGCGCGACCAGACGGTTCAGGTGCCGGGCGTCGGCGGACGCTCGCCGCGCGTGATCGCGCGCCGCCTCCTCGGCGAAATCATCGAGCCGCGGATGGAAGAGATTTTCACGATGGCGCAGCGCGAGGTGATGCGCTCGGGAGTCGCCGACAGCCTCGCCTCGGGCCTGGTCCTGGTCGGCGGCTCGTCGCTGCTCGAGGGCACGCAGGAGCTGGCGGAACGGATCTTCGGGCTGCCGGTGCGCCGCGGCCTGCCGATCAATTTGAAGGGCATGCCCGAGGATCTGATGAAGCCGGCGTACACGACCGCGGCCGGCCTGCTGCTGCACGCGGCGGGCGCGAACGGCGCGAGCGTTAACGGAACAATACGGGGAGGGCGGCTTGGACGGCTGCGCTCGCTCGTTTCGGACTGGATGAGAGACTTTTTCTAG